From the genome of Candidatus Poribacteria bacterium:
TTCGAGCAGCACGAGATCGATACGGGTTCGACGAAACATCAAACTATTTTAACAGGATTTTTTCTCGGCGGTGATTTCGCGGAACTTGCTGTGGTGAGCAGTGACGAAAATGACAACCGGCACTTGCACATCTACGCGTTCAACGACAGCGTTTGGGAGTTGAGACTTGACGCAACGCTGCGTCCCGAAGTGTTGTTCGTCGATGTCGTAAATATTGGTGGACGCGATCGCTTAATCACCTACGAACATGGACACCTAAATTGGTTTGATCCCGACTCGGCAGTGGAACGTATGCTGGTTGAGGTCACTACGACCTACAAGGCAACAAATGACGGTGGAATTCCATATATTGACATTACGCACGATGTAAACCGGGACGGTCTCAACGACCTGGCAGTACCCGATATTGACGGTTTCTGGATAGCCACGCAATTGCGTAACGGTTCGTTCACCCCTCCGATAAAACTCGGACCGCCTGACCCTTTCCTCGACAAGATTGCTTTAGACGATAGCCGCAGCTACCGCGAGGTAGGGATAAATGCCTTGACTGCCCTCTGGTATCTGAGCCGTCTCCACCAAATGGATTATGACCTCGACGGACGCAGCGATCTCGTGTTCTGGAACGCCGATCATTTCGATGTTTATCGCCAGGATGCCCGCGGAATGTTTTCCAGGGTGGCGGAGACTTTCACTGTAGACATCCCATTTGACACCGACGGTGCCTACTCAATCGCCTTTGATTTCAAGGACGAGAATATGTTCTCACTCATCTCTGGCTTCAGAGAGAACACGAAGCGGAGGGTGCTGCGTGGATTCCAAGATTTGAACGGCGACGGCGTTGCTGACTTTCTGATTCACTCACTACAGGGACGGAGCCTCGGAAAACAGCACAGCGTGTACGAGGTGCATCTCGGCGCACCAACACCCGATGGGACGGTGTTCGCGCAGGATGTTAGTATGACAATCCAACCGCGAGGAACCGCTGGTGGATTGCTGCCTTGGGGCTATTCATCGCAATGGTTAGAAGATTTCGACGGAGATGGTGAGATCGACATTCTGTTCAAAGATGTTCAGACCGGACTTATCGGAATGAGCCGCGCGATGCTCGGC
Proteins encoded in this window:
- a CDS encoding VCBS repeat-containing protein translates to MQKQNPFHTFLILVFSVLLTGCSGLLSKKVGSMASASVEFTFEQHEIDTGSTKHQTILTGFFLGGDFAELAVVSSDENDNRHLHIYAFNDSVWELRLDATLRPEVLFVDVVNIGGRDRLITYEHGHLNWFDPDSAVERMLVEVTTTYKATNDGGIPYIDITHDVNRDGLNDLAVPDIDGFWIATQLRNGSFTPPIKLGPPDPFLDKIALDDSRSYREVGINALTALWYLSRLHQMDYDLDGRSDLVFWNADHFDVYRQDARGMFSRVAETFTVDIPFDTDGAYSIAFDFKDENMFSLISGFRENTKRRVLRGFQDLNGDGVADFLIHSLQGRSLGKQHSVYEVHLGAPTPDGTVFAQDVSMTIQPRGTAGGLLPWGYSSQWLEDFDGDGEIDILFKDVQTGLIGMSRAMLGKSISIDIEFYRMENGVYPHKPTTTRKIRPALDPFEPHRVLFPVVLLGDVNGDGRSDLLVGKAWEELHVFLGVPGPELLAQKPQKIAVAMPNDERNARLVNLNKDNKQDILVYYPSTTESHRLTLLIAR